A region of Moorena sp. SIOASIH DNA encodes the following proteins:
- the crtB gene encoding cyanoexosortase B, protein MQIGRKIPIAIDRYLLDGCIIALLVIIYGPVLMHWYNGWLNKSISITHEYFSHGLIGLPFAAHIVWTNRRRWHKLTDTAHPFGVVLLIIGAVSYLSGQSELVNLSFPIVLAGLCLWLKGIPGFKLQSFPLLLVVLATPTAVPYLIEPYILPLQRFIAAMAAFILTQFGMDVTLEGINLFVSERIVEVAPHCAGLKMLFTCLYVSLMLLYWSGAIESRLKTIWLLSGAVVISVSANIVRNTVLTFFHGSGQDKAFHWLHESWGGDLYSAMMLVMLVILMKFIEKHFPSDTQLDSLG, encoded by the coding sequence ATGCAAATTGGACGCAAAATTCCTATTGCCATTGATCGCTATCTACTGGACGGTTGTATCATCGCTTTACTAGTCATTATTTATGGTCCTGTGCTGATGCATTGGTATAATGGCTGGCTCAACAAAAGTATCAGCATTACCCATGAATACTTTAGCCATGGTTTGATTGGGCTACCGTTTGCTGCCCATATTGTGTGGACGAACCGACGACGGTGGCATAAGCTGACTGATACAGCCCATCCCTTTGGTGTAGTATTACTGATAATTGGAGCAGTAAGCTATCTTAGCGGTCAATCAGAACTGGTAAATTTATCCTTTCCCATAGTTTTAGCTGGTCTTTGCCTATGGTTAAAAGGGATTCCTGGCTTTAAGCTACAAAGTTTTCCTTTGCTGCTGGTGGTTTTGGCAACTCCAACAGCAGTTCCCTATTTAATTGAACCTTATATCTTGCCCCTACAACGCTTTATTGCTGCCATGGCTGCCTTTATTCTGACTCAGTTTGGCATGGATGTCACACTAGAAGGGATTAACTTGTTCGTAAGTGAACGAATTGTTGAGGTAGCGCCCCACTGTGCTGGTCTTAAGATGTTATTTACTTGCCTGTATGTGAGTTTGATGTTGCTTTACTGGAGCGGTGCTATTGAGTCACGCCTAAAGACTATTTGGCTGTTATCCGGTGCGGTGGTTATAAGTGTTAGTGCTAATATTGTCCGCAATACTGTGCTGACCTTTTTCCATGGCAGTGGGCAAGATAAGGCATTTCATTGGCTCCATGAAAGCTGGGGCGGCGACCTGTATTCAGCGATGATGTTAGTGATGCTGGTTATACTAATGAAGTTCATTGAAAAACACTTCCCATCAGACACCCAACTTGACTCCCTTGGCTAA
- a CDS encoding cyanoexosortase B system-associated protein: protein MMKSVSLIKLIQPWQISRGVLLVLLLVLVIMGAVPGYWTGNWPWAKLPPVTNLQKIKAIRKTGIELSDWQTVKQQTIRIGGHKWSLQFIEQDQQKPVWLFLLPQNGPKSQPQVEWEDISGFMRQRLGQWKTDSYSQIKFVVNGSDLEGKTQADPTITTHPKSHPKSVVNARFFRAWNQRQTFAIVQWYAWPEGGNPAPSRWFWVDQLAQLHRKRVPWVAVNIQIPIEPLGDIENSRSIAESLSKMVQTALISDPFAEEPSSIQSMKDQGSKMKDEG, encoded by the coding sequence ATGATGAAGTCAGTAAGTTTAATTAAGTTAATCCAGCCCTGGCAAATCTCCAGGGGAGTCTTACTGGTGTTGCTGTTAGTCTTGGTAATAATGGGAGCAGTACCGGGTTACTGGACAGGAAACTGGCCTTGGGCAAAACTGCCACCAGTGACTAACCTCCAAAAGATAAAAGCTATCCGCAAGACAGGAATAGAACTATCTGACTGGCAAACTGTTAAGCAACAAACCATCAGGATTGGCGGCCATAAATGGTCTTTGCAGTTCATAGAGCAGGATCAGCAAAAACCAGTGTGGTTATTTTTGCTTCCCCAAAATGGTCCTAAATCCCAGCCACAGGTGGAATGGGAAGATATTAGCGGATTTATGAGACAACGATTGGGACAATGGAAGACAGATTCTTATAGCCAAATTAAGTTTGTGGTCAACGGATCTGATCTTGAGGGGAAGACCCAGGCTGATCCGACCATCACAACCCACCCCAAAAGCCACCCCAAAAGTGTTGTTAACGCCCGTTTCTTTCGTGCCTGGAATCAGCGGCAAACCTTCGCGATAGTACAATGGTATGCCTGGCCAGAGGGTGGTAATCCTGCTCCTAGCCGTTGGTTCTGGGTTGATCAACTGGCCCAGTTACACCGCAAACGGGTGCCTTGGGTTGCGGTGAATATCCAAATTCCCATAGAACCTTTGGGTGATATTGAAAATTCTAGGTCAATAGCCGAATCTCTCAGTAAAATGGTTCAAACTGCTTTGATCAGCGATCCTTTTGCGGAGGAACCTAGTAGTATACAAAGTATGAAGGATCAAGGATCAAAGATGAAGGATGAAGGATGA
- a CDS encoding polysaccharide biosynthesis/export family protein has translation MTTDTHRFGNQVLNLSLFGGTVLFWLVSSGVWVSPGLAKLVGNLPTSVQNLGDGISDRAQLPTFSSIERETTETVESGEGETTELETPETTPETTPKTTPETIEVTETLPPPPPLSNPEPVSEENRLEQLEEMLPPLGYPETLSQVSPSDEFNRHYLGREDVIAVSVTNFPNLAFQSAIDSDGNIVVPLFGKLRVVGLTLEAAQDLIQKVLNEFVIDPQVVVSLLSTPQVQITVSGEVFRPGYYPLPPGTQPNQALTAAGGTTTIADLRTILIRRKSVVNNSIIEREIDLLTPLQNGTTPSELNLRDGDAIIVRKLEVGNTTDYDRQLVARSNLAQQQISVRVLSYPNGTIGNLTLANGSTFIDALTAISPNPDDADLDSIALIRFDPEQGKAVTQKLDGEKLLKGDVSQNVPLQDEDVIVVGRSLIAKISAALSVVTRPFNDFLGFRRFFEEIPELF, from the coding sequence ATGACAACTGACACCCACAGGTTTGGCAACCAAGTTCTGAATTTATCTTTGTTTGGGGGTACCGTCTTATTCTGGCTGGTTAGTTCTGGAGTCTGGGTTAGCCCTGGTTTGGCTAAGCTTGTCGGAAATTTACCGACATCGGTGCAAAATCTTGGGGATGGGATTAGCGATCGCGCTCAATTGCCTACGTTTAGTTCCATTGAACGGGAAACAACGGAAACAGTTGAATCAGGGGAAGGGGAAACGACTGAACTGGAAACCCCTGAGACCACCCCTGAGACCACCCCTAAGACCACCCCTGAGACCATAGAGGTAACGGAAACGTTGCCACCGCCACCACCGTTGAGCAACCCTGAACCCGTCTCAGAGGAGAATCGACTGGAACAGTTGGAGGAAATGTTACCTCCTTTGGGCTACCCAGAGACTCTGTCACAGGTGAGTCCATCTGATGAATTTAATCGCCACTACCTAGGGCGAGAAGATGTAATCGCAGTGAGTGTGACAAACTTTCCGAATCTGGCTTTTCAAAGTGCTATTGATTCTGACGGCAATATTGTGGTACCGCTGTTCGGTAAGCTACGAGTGGTGGGACTTACTCTAGAGGCGGCTCAAGATTTAATTCAAAAGGTCTTAAATGAATTTGTGATTGATCCTCAAGTAGTTGTGAGCCTACTGAGTACACCACAGGTTCAGATTACAGTGAGTGGTGAGGTGTTTCGACCAGGCTATTACCCCCTGCCACCAGGAACTCAACCGAATCAAGCCCTTACTGCTGCGGGTGGTACGACTACGATTGCTGATTTGCGGACTATTTTGATTCGTCGTAAGTCGGTGGTGAATAATTCCATCATTGAGCGAGAAATTGACTTGCTGACACCGCTGCAAAATGGGACAACTCCATCGGAATTGAACCTCCGGGATGGGGATGCTATTATTGTGCGAAAGTTGGAGGTGGGTAATACTACCGATTATGATAGGCAGCTGGTAGCTCGTTCTAACCTAGCTCAACAACAAATCAGCGTTCGAGTGTTGAGCTATCCTAATGGCACAATTGGCAACTTGACATTAGCTAATGGTAGTACGTTTATTGATGCCTTAACAGCAATTTCTCCTAACCCAGATGATGCTGATTTGGATAGCATTGCCTTAATTCGTTTTGATCCAGAACAGGGCAAAGCGGTGACTCAAAAACTAGACGGGGAAAAGCTACTAAAGGGTGATGTTTCCCAAAACGTACCACTTCAAGATGAAGATGTGATCGTGGTGGGTCGAAGTCTTATTGCTAAGATTTCTGCCGCTCTGAGTGTAGTGACTCGACCCTTCAACGATTTTCTGGGATTCCGGAGGTTTTTTGAGGAAATACCAGAACTGTTTTGA
- a CDS encoding tyrosine-protein kinase domain-containing protein, translating into MTPPFVTRYLIALNQHKLIGFATFFLITGISGIVAIQPTPAPIYRAEGRLIYTSPVKVFSQTGVQISEQGKQVLTQGTLLADNVVKEVAAGMQVSSKDIVKNTQVKLPKSEGPQFISVIYRDKNKEISATIVAMLMEKMVEQSRLLNTAQLRRIIEVIEKRLPKAEEELRAAEQKLEQYDRLQGPALFAAQDGTLVGGITGSQQQQRSLEIQLEGVEAQYSSLIERLGLTPDQAYTSSALSADPIIASLRAQILDTETQMELLKGQLRPQHPTMIELRKQQQTYETLLQARGAEVLGGNGFTSPLPSQIRQDSTLDPARQALANQLVALQTQRESLQRQLAATQKTEQELRQQYQQLPNKQLERGRLAQQVAFKQEFYNRLQAALADSKIAEAETESSLAIAGIAEPKAIQAQTASNPIVTLAIGGVIGIVVGAGVILLLSTLDNTLYTPEDVKPILRDNGVPLLGDLPTIGLKSYRGEAAIITQPEALELEFYERFRTNLRLREEPAVKVVLVTSTAGNEGKTIVAYNLAIASAQAGMRTLLVEGDLRSHSVAQSQEVIHLMDAPLEPLRFYGSKTECIHLAQDFENLSILPSLGPLRKAAGILESSEMKHLLEDARGRFDFVVVDSPSLSRCNDALLLQPFTDGIVLVTRPGYTQGSILSQVIEELDENEVLLGAVINDIKQLQPPVPVDSGRGYPAVDTPVAQTPAENHKVTSGVGSRE; encoded by the coding sequence ATGACTCCCCCTTTTGTCACACGTTACCTGATTGCTCTCAATCAGCATAAGTTAATCGGCTTTGCCACGTTTTTCCTGATTACTGGCATATCCGGCATTGTGGCTATACAGCCAACGCCAGCTCCTATTTACCGAGCTGAAGGTCGGTTGATATATACCAGTCCTGTGAAGGTATTTTCCCAGACAGGGGTACAGATTTCAGAACAGGGTAAACAAGTGCTGACACAGGGAACGCTGCTGGCAGACAATGTGGTTAAGGAAGTAGCAGCCGGGATGCAAGTCAGCTCGAAAGACATTGTTAAAAATACACAGGTGAAATTGCCAAAGTCAGAAGGACCACAATTTATTTCGGTAATCTATAGGGATAAGAATAAGGAAATTTCTGCAACCATCGTCGCAATGCTGATGGAGAAAATGGTGGAGCAGAGCCGTTTGCTGAACACAGCACAACTGAGACGAATTATTGAAGTGATAGAAAAACGTTTACCTAAGGCAGAGGAGGAACTAAGGGCAGCGGAACAAAAACTGGAACAGTATGACCGCCTACAAGGACCAGCTTTATTTGCTGCTCAAGATGGGACGTTAGTGGGTGGAATTACTGGTAGCCAACAGCAACAACGTAGTCTGGAGATACAGCTAGAGGGGGTTGAGGCTCAATATTCTAGCCTAATCGAACGGCTAGGTTTGACCCCTGACCAAGCCTATACGTCTTCTGCCCTCAGTGCTGACCCGATCATTGCTAGTCTGCGAGCTCAGATTCTGGATACTGAGACACAGATGGAACTGCTCAAGGGGCAGTTGCGTCCGCAACATCCAACTATGATTGAGTTGCGCAAACAGCAACAGACTTATGAGACCTTACTTCAGGCACGTGGGGCTGAAGTTCTCGGTGGTAATGGGTTTACCTCTCCATTGCCCAGTCAAATCCGCCAAGACAGTACCCTGGACCCAGCACGGCAGGCACTGGCTAATCAGTTGGTAGCTCTGCAAACCCAGCGGGAATCACTTCAACGGCAGTTGGCAGCTACCCAAAAAACGGAACAGGAACTAAGACAGCAATATCAGCAGCTGCCCAATAAGCAGCTGGAGCGAGGGCGACTGGCTCAGCAAGTTGCTTTTAAGCAGGAATTTTACAATAGGTTGCAGGCGGCATTAGCAGATAGCAAAATAGCTGAGGCGGAGACTGAGAGTAGTCTTGCGATCGCTGGAATTGCAGAACCGAAAGCAATTCAGGCCCAGACAGCAAGTAATCCGATCGTTACCTTGGCAATAGGTGGTGTAATCGGTATTGTCGTGGGTGCTGGTGTGATTCTGCTGCTATCAACCCTGGATAATACCTTATACACGCCAGAGGATGTTAAACCCATACTTCGGGACAATGGTGTGCCATTACTGGGGGATTTACCGACAATCGGTCTCAAGTCCTACCGGGGTGAAGCTGCTATAATAACCCAACCAGAGGCTTTGGAGTTGGAGTTCTACGAACGGTTCCGCACTAATCTTCGTCTGCGGGAGGAACCTGCGGTAAAAGTGGTGTTGGTGACTAGTACAGCAGGGAATGAAGGAAAGACGATCGTGGCTTACAATTTAGCGATCGCATCTGCCCAAGCCGGTATGCGTACTCTGTTGGTAGAAGGGGATTTGCGATCGCATTCTGTAGCTCAATCTCAAGAAGTGATTCACCTGATGGACGCGCCACTGGAACCTTTGCGCTTCTATGGCTCTAAGACTGAATGTATTCATTTAGCCCAAGATTTTGAAAATCTCTCGATTCTCCCTAGTCTCGGTCCCCTGCGCAAAGCTGCGGGGATCCTAGAATCGAGTGAAATGAAGCATTTGCTGGAAGATGCTCGTGGTCGCTTTGATTTTGTTGTGGTTGATTCGCCTAGTCTCTCCCGTTGTAATGATGCCCTATTACTACAACCATTTACTGATGGGATTGTGTTGGTGACTCGACCAGGCTATACCCAGGGAAGTATTTTATCTCAGGTGATCGAAGAGTTAGATGAAAACGAGGTACTGTTGGGAGCAGTTATCAACGATATCAAGCAGCTACAACCCCCTGTTCCCGTGGATAGTGGTAGGGGCTATCCAGCGGTAGATACTCCTGTGGCTCAAACCCCAGCAGAGAACCATAAAGTTACTAGTGGAGTAGGGAGTAGGGAGTAG